TCACCCACACGTCGGCCAAGCAGCTCGTGCCGGTCGCGAACAAGCCCGTTCTCTTCTACGGGATCGAGTCGATCGCGGCCGCCGGGATCACGGACATCGGGATCGTCGTTGGGGACACGCGCGAGGAGGTCAAGGCCGCCGTCGGCGACGGCTCCCGTTTCGGCGTCCGGGTCACGTACATCGAGCAGGACGCGCCGCGCGGGCTGGCACACGCGGTGCTCATCTCCGAGGAGTTCCTCGCGGGCGACTCCTTCGTGATGTATCTCGGAGACAACCTGATCGCTTCCGGGATCTCGTCTCTCGTCGACGAGTACCGGAATCGGCAGTGCAACTCCCAGATCCTCCTCGCGCGCGTGCCGAACCCTTCTTCGTTCGGCGTCGCGGAGCTCGACGGGGGACGCGTCGTGCGCCTCTCCGAGAAGCCGGCGGAGCCGAAATCGGATCTCGCGCTCGTCGGCGTGTACATGTTCGACCCGACGATCTTCGAGGCGGTCCACGCGATCCGCCCGTCGCCCCGCAACGAGCTCGAGATCACGGACGCGATCCAGTGGCTCGTCGACCACGGCCGGTCGGTCCACCCGCACCTCGTCACAGGGTGGTGGAAAGACACGGGGAAGGTCGAGGACATGCTCGAAGCCAACCGCATCATCCTCGACACGTTCGAGCCGAAGGTCCCGGCGGGGCTCGACGGCGGCTCCCGCGTGGAAGGGAAAGTCGTGTTCGAAGGGGGCGCGGTCCTCGTCAACGCCGTCGTCCGAGGACCGACGATCATCGGACGGAATGCTTCGATCGAGAACGCCTACGTCGGCCCCTACACCGCCATCGGCGCGGGCTGCAAGATCGTCAACTGCGAGATCGAGAACTCGATCGTCTGGGAGCAGTCGGAGATTCGCGACATCCCGGTGCGGATCGCGGACTCGCTGATCGGGCGGGGCGTCAA
This DNA window, taken from Thermoanaerobaculia bacterium, encodes the following:
- a CDS encoding glucose-1-phosphate thymidylyltransferase translates to MKGLILSGGKGTRLRPLTHTSAKQLVPVANKPVLFYGIESIAAAGITDIGIVVGDTREEVKAAVGDGSRFGVRVTYIEQDAPRGLAHAVLISEEFLAGDSFVMYLGDNLIASGISSLVDEYRNRQCNSQILLARVPNPSSFGVAELDGGRVVRLSEKPAEPKSDLALVGVYMFDPTIFEAVHAIRPSPRNELEITDAIQWLVDHGRSVHPHLVTGWWKDTGKVEDMLEANRIILDTFEPKVPAGLDGGSRVEGKVVFEGGAVLVNAVVRGPTIIGRNASIENAYVGPYTAIGAGCKIVNCEIENSIVWEQSEIRDIPVRIADSLIGRGVKIHRGQIRPKVHRFLIGDDSEVGIV